Proteins encoded by one window of Mesorhizobium sp. INR15:
- a CDS encoding ABC transporter permease yields MSPALKATPSSGAPNEGRSVDLSSLALNLVGLVAGIAIWWALTAGGAVGLPPPPEVAARFADLISNGQLATDIMSSLARVLTGFLLGVILAIPVGFVMGWYKVARSLIEPYLQFFRMIPPLAIIPLAIVTMGIDETPKVFVIFLASFLASVVATYQGVISVDRTMINAARVLGAGDLTIFLRVIIPASTPFILVGVRIGLGSAWATLVAAELIAAQTGLGFRMQQAQLYYDLPTIFVSLITIGILGLAMDRILLVIERRLTIWQERV; encoded by the coding sequence ATGAGCCCGGCATTGAAGGCGACACCGTCTTCCGGCGCGCCGAACGAGGGTCGGTCGGTCGATCTCTCCAGCCTTGCGCTCAATCTCGTCGGTCTGGTCGCCGGCATTGCGATCTGGTGGGCGCTGACGGCGGGCGGTGCGGTCGGGTTACCGCCACCGCCCGAGGTCGCCGCCAGATTCGCGGATCTCATATCCAACGGACAGCTCGCCACCGACATCATGTCCAGCCTCGCGCGGGTTTTGACAGGTTTTCTCCTCGGCGTGATCCTGGCGATCCCAGTCGGCTTTGTCATGGGTTGGTACAAGGTCGCGCGCTCACTCATCGAGCCCTACCTGCAATTCTTCAGGATGATCCCGCCGCTTGCCATAATTCCGCTGGCGATCGTCACGATGGGCATCGACGAAACGCCGAAAGTCTTCGTGATTTTCCTGGCGTCCTTCCTTGCAAGCGTCGTTGCTACCTATCAGGGCGTCATCAGCGTCGACCGGACGATGATCAACGCCGCGCGCGTACTTGGTGCCGGGGACCTGACGATCTTCCTGCGCGTCATCATCCCGGCCTCGACCCCGTTCATCCTCGTCGGGGTGCGTATCGGCCTTGGTTCGGCCTGGGCGACGCTGGTCGCCGCCGAACTGATTGCCGCGCAGACCGGCCTCGGCTTCCGCATGCAGCAGGCACAGCTCTATTACGACCTGCCGACCATCTTCGTCAGCCTCATCACCATCGGCATTCTCGGCCTTGCCATGGATCGCATCCTGCTCGTGATCGAACGCCGACTGACCATCTGGCAGGAGCGCGTGTGA
- a CDS encoding ABC transporter ATP-binding protein, translating to MEPKIVFDNVTRRFDLKGNSFIALDRLSLDIADGEFVTVVGPSGCGKSTALNIAAGLLRPSEGDVLVDGKTVDGPGPERGMIFQQYALFPWLTVRQNVEFGLRIKGEAASRRREIAQRFIDLVGLGDFADALPKTLSGGMKQRCAIARAYAVDPTILLMDEPFGALDALTRVQLQDQLLDTWSRERRTVMFITHDVDEAVYLANRVIVMAARPGRLKEIIDVALPYPRTEEIRLSPEFMSIRNRVWHAVYHQ from the coding sequence ATGGAGCCCAAGATCGTCTTCGACAACGTCACGCGCCGGTTCGATCTCAAGGGCAATTCGTTCATAGCACTGGATCGTCTGTCGCTCGATATCGCCGATGGTGAGTTCGTTACTGTTGTCGGTCCCTCGGGCTGCGGCAAGTCGACGGCGCTCAACATCGCCGCCGGTTTGCTGCGGCCGAGCGAAGGCGATGTCCTCGTCGATGGCAAGACAGTCGATGGGCCCGGGCCCGAGCGCGGCATGATCTTTCAGCAATACGCGCTCTTTCCCTGGTTGACCGTTCGCCAGAATGTCGAGTTCGGGCTGCGTATCAAGGGGGAAGCGGCGTCGCGGCGGCGTGAGATCGCCCAGCGCTTCATCGATCTTGTCGGGCTTGGCGACTTCGCCGACGCGCTGCCAAAGACGCTTTCCGGCGGCATGAAGCAACGCTGCGCAATTGCCCGGGCCTATGCGGTCGATCCTACAATTCTGCTCATGGACGAGCCGTTCGGCGCGCTCGATGCGCTCACCCGTGTGCAGCTTCAGGACCAGTTGCTCGATACCTGGAGCCGCGAGCGGCGCACGGTGATGTTCATCACCCACGATGTCGACGAGGCTGTCTATCTCGCCAACAGGGTCATCGTCATGGCGGCGCGGCCAGGGCGGTTGAAGGAGATCATCGACGTTGCGTTGCCTTACCCGAGAACCGAGGAAATCCGGCTCTCACCGGAATTCATGAGCATCCGCAACCGCGTTTGGCATGCCGTTTACCACCAGTAA
- a CDS encoding aliphatic sulfonate ABC transporter substrate-binding protein, whose protein sequence is MTRRNFLASSAALATFAAGGISAKATGMPARIGYNGDFWGASVAGVAADQGFYAKHGVDADIKVFTNGPIQVQALGANSLEFGYLGPGALWLPATGKAKIIAVNDVGFSDRVIAQAGIKSIADLKGKKVAIAAGTSGDMLLRLALRKANMAMTDLEVVQMDPSTIVAAFASKQVDAAGIWYPFVGIIKTRVPDLVELAKNDDFYPETTFPSVFIARNDLIDGNPDLVRNVVRAIKDAQDFRAANQDKAIEITSKLLGIPGDQLKTEAGYGRFMTSAELIKLTKDGTVNGWFSTMNELFKTFGKFATSLDPKEYYLGDQYIAA, encoded by the coding sequence CTGACAAGACGGAACTTCCTTGCATCATCGGCGGCACTGGCGACATTTGCCGCCGGCGGCATTTCCGCCAAGGCCACGGGAATGCCCGCGCGCATCGGCTACAATGGCGACTTCTGGGGCGCCAGCGTTGCTGGCGTGGCCGCCGATCAGGGTTTTTATGCCAAACACGGCGTTGATGCCGATATCAAGGTCTTCACCAACGGCCCTATCCAGGTCCAGGCGCTTGGCGCCAACAGCCTGGAGTTCGGCTACCTCGGACCTGGCGCGCTCTGGCTGCCGGCAACCGGCAAGGCCAAAATCATCGCCGTCAACGATGTCGGCTTCTCCGACCGGGTCATCGCGCAGGCCGGCATCAAGTCGATCGCCGATCTCAAGGGCAAGAAGGTGGCCATCGCGGCCGGCACTTCGGGCGACATGTTGCTGCGGTTGGCATTGCGCAAGGCGAACATGGCGATGACCGATCTCGAAGTGGTGCAGATGGACCCGAGCACCATCGTGGCGGCCTTCGCCTCTAAACAGGTCGATGCGGCCGGCATCTGGTATCCTTTCGTTGGCATTATCAAGACGCGGGTTCCCGATCTGGTGGAACTGGCCAAGAACGACGACTTCTATCCGGAAACCACGTTTCCGAGCGTCTTCATCGCCCGCAATGATCTTATCGATGGCAATCCCGATCTCGTTCGCAACGTGGTCCGCGCCATCAAGGACGCGCAGGATTTCCGCGCCGCCAACCAAGACAAGGCGATAGAGATCACTTCGAAGCTGCTCGGCATTCCGGGAGACCAGCTGAAGACGGAGGCCGGCTACGGCCGCTTCATGACCTCGGCCGAACTCATCAAGCTCACCAAGGACGGCACCGTGAACGGCTGGTTCTCGACGATGAACGAGCTGTTCAAGACCTTCGGCAAGTTCGCGACCTCGCTCGACCCCAAGGAATACTATCTCGGCGATCAATACATCGCGGCCTGA
- a CDS encoding sulfatase: protein MNVLYIDIDSLRRDHLGCYGYHRNTSPVIDGLARDGIRFENVYVSDVPCHPSRTALWSGRHGMRTGVVGHGGTACEPFREGAERAWAGTFYEEGWMRALRDLGYHTTTISSFGERHGCWHWYAGFNEIINPGKAGMENADEVSALALDWLKRNGSARKWFLHVNVWDPHTPYRAPDSFGDPFADKPLPDWMTETVFNRSHAGYGPHSPQEPSGFDVSPGGSEYWRMPSPISDMGKVKAWFDGYDTGVLYADHHVGLIIEELKRQNLLDDTIIVIGADHGENLGELNVWGDHQTADEFTCNVPLVIRWPGADDLRGVNSGLHYHFDWAATLIDRLGGSVPGLWDGRSFAPALAAGEDGGRDFLVLSQGAWAVQRGVRFRLDGADWLMLRTYHDGYKDFGPISLFNLSEDPHEQHDLSTSRHDVVEHASRLLEDWRTAMTARSDSDVDPLVTVLKEGGPFHCLGELPGYLERLRRTGREAAATALEQRHPAPPPRRKSLN, encoded by the coding sequence ATGAACGTTCTCTACATCGACATCGACAGCCTGAGGCGCGACCACCTCGGCTGCTACGGCTACCATCGCAACACTTCTCCCGTCATCGACGGCCTTGCCCGCGACGGTATCCGCTTCGAGAACGTCTATGTTTCGGACGTGCCTTGCCATCCGTCGCGCACGGCGCTGTGGAGCGGCCGTCACGGAATGAGGACCGGCGTGGTCGGCCATGGCGGCACCGCCTGCGAGCCGTTCCGCGAAGGCGCTGAAAGAGCCTGGGCCGGCACTTTCTACGAAGAAGGCTGGATGCGGGCGCTGCGCGATCTCGGCTATCACACCACGACGATCAGCAGTTTCGGCGAGCGGCACGGCTGCTGGCACTGGTATGCCGGGTTCAACGAAATCATCAATCCTGGAAAGGCCGGCATGGAAAATGCCGACGAGGTCTCGGCGCTGGCGCTCGACTGGCTGAAGCGCAATGGTTCGGCCAGGAAGTGGTTCCTGCACGTCAATGTCTGGGATCCGCACACACCCTATCGCGCACCTGACAGCTTCGGCGACCCCTTCGCCGACAAGCCGCTTCCCGACTGGATGACTGAGACGGTTTTCAACAGAAGCCATGCCGGCTATGGCCCGCACAGCCCGCAGGAGCCCTCGGGCTTCGACGTTTCACCGGGCGGATCGGAGTACTGGCGCATGCCTTCTCCGATCAGCGACATGGGCAAGGTCAAGGCATGGTTTGACGGCTACGATACCGGCGTGCTCTACGCGGACCACCATGTCGGCCTCATCATCGAAGAGTTGAAGCGGCAGAACCTGCTTGATGATACGATCATCGTCATCGGCGCCGATCACGGCGAGAATCTCGGCGAACTCAATGTCTGGGGTGACCACCAGACCGCCGACGAATTCACCTGCAACGTACCGCTTGTTATCCGCTGGCCCGGCGCCGACGATCTGCGAGGCGTCAACAGCGGGCTGCACTATCATTTCGACTGGGCGGCGACGCTGATCGATCGGCTGGGCGGCAGCGTGCCGGGATTGTGGGATGGGCGCTCCTTCGCGCCGGCGCTGGCGGCTGGCGAGGATGGCGGCCGCGACTTCCTGGTACTCAGCCAGGGCGCCTGGGCCGTGCAGCGCGGCGTGCGCTTCCGGCTCGATGGGGCCGACTGGCTGATGCTGCGCACCTATCATGACGGTTACAAGGATTTCGGCCCCATCAGCCTGTTCAACCTGAGTGAGGATCCACACGAGCAACATGATCTCTCGACCTCGCGCCACGATGTGGTCGAGCACGCCAGCCGTCTGCTTGAAGACTGGCGCACCGCAATGACCGCCAGAAGCGACAGCGACGTCGATCCGCTGGTGACGGTGCTGAAGGAGGGGGGGCCCTTCCATTGCCTTGGCGAGCTTCCCGGCTACCTTGAGCGATTGCGGCGGACCGGCCGCGAAGCAGCGGCAACGGCACTGGAGCAGCGTCACCCGGCACCACCGCCACGCAGGAAATCCCTGAACTGA
- a CDS encoding YodC family protein, with protein MAEVLKPGDIVCLKSGGPKMTVSSPAASGLYLCHWFNREGDAWTPQHAAFKPEQLKSADPS; from the coding sequence ATGGCCGAAGTCTTGAAACCCGGAGATATCGTTTGCCTGAAATCAGGGGGGCCAAAGATGACCGTCAGCTCTCCAGCCGCATCGGGTCTCTACCTTTGCCATTGGTTCAACCGTGAGGGCGACGCCTGGACGCCGCAGCACGCCGCCTTCAAACCGGAACAGTTAAAATCAGCCGATCCCTCATAG
- a CDS encoding xanthine dehydrogenase family protein molybdopterin-binding subunit, whose product MTVHITRHGDASDGGAEAVGGRLSRVDGPAKITGAAKYAVEQQLEGLAYAALVESTVAAGRVRSIDTTDAQAAPGVLLVLTPDNAMPLRTASDWLGTPPPDVPYCPLARDITFSGQHVAAVIAETFEQAVAAAAMVKVTYDETPAIVDLNDPKAGDGFPIEMMTKEWGDANTAFTSAPVRICGAYTTPREYQAPMEPHGLIAHWEGEHLTVWEPSQWLDGMARTYCEWFAIPFENVRLVSPYIGGGFGSKALALAHSAVAALAAKMLDRPVKLVVTRPQTFTAYGGRASTRQTLALGAGSDGKLQSIVHRGVNETSMDGMWVEPLGSVTSIMYATPNFSSRQNVVRVNTVMPGAMRAPGENPSAFGIECAIDELAYEVGIDPLAIRLLNYAEEDPHAKKPWSTRQLREAFAAGAERFGWSKRDPKPRSMRDGNQLIGWGVAAGTYPVRRTYGEAIVRILADGSVEVESSSIDMGQGTYTILAQTAAETVGVPAGDVVVKLGDSRFPRAGVTGGSRLAVVMTGAVYKAATSVLDQLVGLAISDPRSPFHALQANTLVVADGRISSPRGDGPDVSIAELLASIGRDQIEAMGDTMPASATAEERYKTYTTVASSIPHTEGDYSRHSWCAHFIEVRVDEDFGTVRVSRVVSALDSGRLYNPKLAESQWKGGIIMGIGQALLEEGIVDRRHGRIVNNNLADYLVPTNADIPDIEVISVGIPDLHSSVLGGKGVGELAIVGIAPAIANAVFHATGKRVRDLPITLEKLI is encoded by the coding sequence ATGACCGTTCACATCACAAGACATGGCGATGCTTCAGATGGCGGCGCCGAGGCCGTTGGCGGCCGGCTGTCGCGCGTCGACGGACCGGCCAAGATCACCGGTGCTGCGAAATACGCGGTCGAGCAACAGCTTGAAGGGCTGGCCTATGCGGCGCTCGTTGAAAGCACTGTAGCCGCCGGCCGCGTGCGCTCCATCGACACAACCGACGCGCAAGCCGCGCCGGGCGTGCTGCTGGTGCTGACGCCGGACAATGCCATGCCGCTGCGCACCGCCTCGGACTGGCTGGGCACGCCGCCACCTGACGTCCCGTACTGTCCGCTGGCGCGCGACATCACCTTTTCCGGGCAGCATGTCGCGGCGGTGATCGCGGAAACCTTCGAGCAGGCTGTCGCCGCGGCGGCCATGGTCAAGGTGACCTATGACGAGACACCTGCCATCGTCGACCTCAACGATCCCAAGGCCGGCGACGGCTTTCCGATCGAGATGATGACCAAGGAATGGGGCGATGCCAACACCGCCTTCACCTCGGCCCCGGTGCGCATTTGCGGTGCCTACACCACGCCGCGCGAATACCAGGCGCCGATGGAGCCGCACGGGCTGATCGCGCATTGGGAAGGCGAGCATCTGACCGTGTGGGAGCCCAGCCAATGGCTGGACGGCATGGCGCGCACCTATTGCGAATGGTTCGCCATTCCCTTCGAGAACGTGCGCCTGGTCTCGCCCTATATCGGCGGCGGCTTCGGCTCCAAGGCACTGGCGCTGGCGCATAGTGCTGTCGCGGCCCTCGCCGCGAAAATGCTCGACCGTCCGGTGAAACTGGTCGTCACCCGGCCGCAGACGTTCACCGCCTATGGCGGCCGCGCCTCGACCCGCCAGACACTGGCGCTTGGCGCCGGCAGCGACGGAAAACTCCAGTCCATCGTGCATCGCGGCGTCAACGAAACCTCGATGGACGGCATGTGGGTCGAGCCACTGGGATCGGTCACCTCGATCATGTACGCGACGCCCAATTTCTCCTCCAGGCAGAACGTCGTGCGGGTCAACACGGTCATGCCGGGCGCCATGCGCGCGCCGGGCGAAAACCCCTCGGCCTTCGGCATCGAATGCGCCATCGACGAACTCGCCTATGAAGTTGGCATCGATCCGCTGGCGATACGGCTCTTGAACTATGCCGAAGAGGATCCGCATGCGAAAAAACCGTGGTCGACCAGGCAGTTGCGCGAGGCTTTCGCAGCAGGCGCGGAACGCTTCGGCTGGTCGAAGCGCGATCCGAAACCACGCTCGATGCGCGACGGCAACCAGTTGATCGGCTGGGGTGTCGCCGCCGGCACCTATCCGGTGCGGCGCACCTATGGCGAGGCCATCGTTCGCATCCTTGCCGATGGTTCGGTCGAGGTCGAAAGCTCCTCGATCGACATGGGCCAGGGCACCTACACCATCCTGGCGCAGACCGCCGCCGAGACGGTCGGCGTGCCGGCGGGCGATGTCGTGGTCAAGCTGGGCGATTCCCGCTTTCCCCGCGCCGGCGTCACCGGCGGCTCGCGGCTGGCCGTCGTGATGACCGGTGCGGTCTACAAGGCGGCGACCTCGGTGCTTGATCAACTGGTGGGCTTGGCCATCAGCGATCCGCGCTCGCCCTTCCATGCGCTGCAGGCCAACACGCTGGTGGTCGCCGATGGCCGCATTTCCTCGCCGCGCGGCGACGGCCCCGATGTCTCGATCGCCGAACTGCTCGCCAGCATCGGCCGCGACCAGATCGAAGCGATGGGCGACACAATGCCGGCCAGCGCGACCGCCGAGGAGCGCTACAAGACCTATACCACGGTCGCATCGTCCATTCCCCACACCGAGGGCGACTATTCCCGCCACAGCTGGTGCGCGCATTTCATCGAGGTGCGCGTTGACGAGGATTTTGGCACGGTGCGGGTGTCGCGCGTGGTCTCGGCGCTGGACTCAGGCCGGCTCTACAACCCGAAACTGGCCGAAAGCCAGTGGAAGGGCGGCATCATCATGGGCATCGGCCAGGCGCTGCTCGAGGAAGGCATCGTCGACCGCCGCCACGGCCGCATCGTCAACAACAACCTCGCCGACTATCTGGTGCCGACCAATGCTGACATTCCCGACATCGAGGTGATCTCGGTCGGCATTCCCGACCTGCATTCCTCGGTGCTTGGCGGCAAGGGCGTCGGCGAACTGGCCATCGTCGGCATAGCACCCGCGATCGCCAACGCCGTCTTCCACGCCACCGGCAAGCGCGTGCGCGACCTGCCGATCACGCTGGAGAAATTGATCTAG
- a CDS encoding xanthine dehydrogenase family protein subunit M, giving the protein MRDFSYLRAQSPDEARRAAALPGAMLLAGGTTLIDLAKCGVAEPDSLVDITHLLGMDSIEAGAHGATIGALAKMSHVAEDAGIREHFPAVSEALWQAASAQLRNMATIGGNLMQRTRCGYFRDPANFPACNKRTPGSGCSAIGGVNRGHAVLGTSDACIAIYPGDLATALVAFDAVVHLGDRQLTVDDFFLLPGDTPDREHPIAPGEMITAISIPASPAARRSTYLKVRDRQSYEFAAASAAVGIEFEADGRTIRDLRVALGGVATRPWRVRAVEDALKGKVLEAETVRQASLLAVEGAVDHGANHYKIELAPRVVARAILKLGDAA; this is encoded by the coding sequence ATGAGGGATTTTTCCTATCTCCGCGCACAATCCCCTGACGAGGCACGCCGCGCCGCCGCCTTGCCCGGCGCCATGCTCCTGGCCGGCGGCACGACGCTGATCGATCTCGCCAAATGCGGCGTCGCCGAGCCGGACAGCCTGGTCGACATCACCCATCTCCTGGGGATGGACAGCATCGAAGCCGGTGCCCACGGCGCCACGATCGGCGCTCTGGCCAAGATGAGCCATGTCGCCGAAGATGCCGGCATTCGCGAACATTTTCCCGCTGTCTCGGAAGCCCTGTGGCAGGCCGCGTCCGCGCAATTGCGCAACATGGCGACCATCGGCGGCAACCTGATGCAGCGCACGCGCTGCGGCTATTTCCGAGATCCGGCCAACTTCCCAGCCTGCAACAAGCGCACGCCTGGCAGCGGCTGTTCGGCCATTGGCGGCGTCAACCGTGGCCATGCGGTGCTTGGCACCAGCGACGCCTGCATTGCCATATATCCCGGCGATCTCGCCACCGCCCTCGTTGCCTTCGACGCGGTGGTTCATCTCGGCGACCGCCAATTGACGGTCGACGATTTCTTCCTGCTGCCGGGCGACACGCCGGACCGTGAACATCCGATCGCGCCGGGCGAAATGATCACCGCGATCAGCATCCCCGCCTCACCCGCCGCCCGGCGCTCGACCTACCTCAAGGTGCGCGACCGGCAGTCCTACGAATTCGCTGCGGCCAGTGCGGCTGTCGGCATCGAGTTCGAAGCCGATGGCCGCACGATCCGCGACCTTCGCGTCGCGCTCGGCGGCGTTGCGACAAGGCCGTGGCGCGTACGCGCCGTCGAGGACGCGCTGAAGGGCAAGGTGCTGGAAGCCGAGACTGTCCGGCAGGCCAGCCTGCTCGCGGTCGAAGGCGCCGTCGACCATGGCGCCAACCACTACAAGATCGAACTGGCGCCGCGCGTTGTCGCCCGTGCCATCCTCAAGCTGGGAGACGCCGCATGA
- a CDS encoding (2Fe-2S)-binding protein: MTTLNLDINGQPHTLDAEPRVTLLDALREHLGLTGTKKGCDHGQCGACTVHVDGERVLACLTLAAQVEGRTITTIEGLAREGELHPVQAAFLEQDAFQCGYCTPGQIMSAVACIREGHAGSDDEIREYMAGNLCRCGAYPHIVAAVRQAALEVAS; encoded by the coding sequence ATGACAACACTTAATCTCGATATCAACGGCCAGCCCCACACGCTCGACGCCGAACCGCGCGTCACGCTGCTCGATGCCTTGCGTGAGCATCTCGGCCTGACCGGCACCAAGAAGGGCTGCGACCACGGCCAGTGCGGTGCCTGCACCGTGCATGTCGACGGTGAGCGTGTGCTGGCCTGCCTGACGCTCGCCGCGCAGGTTGAGGGACGCACAATCACCACCATAGAGGGGCTTGCACGGGAGGGTGAACTGCATCCCGTGCAGGCTGCCTTCCTCGAGCAGGACGCTTTCCAGTGTGGTTACTGCACCCCTGGCCAGATCATGTCGGCGGTGGCCTGTATCCGCGAGGGCCATGCCGGCTCGGACGACGAGATCCGCGAATACATGGCTGGCAATCTCTGCCGCTGCGGCGCCTATCCGCACATTGTCGCCGCCGTGCGCCAGGCGGCCCTGGAGGTCGCGTCATGA
- a CDS encoding TetR/AcrR family transcriptional regulator: MAAEPPAVPGNKAAADKPLRADARRNRDALAEVAAAVFTERGIDASLEEIARRAGVGIGTLYRHFPTREHLVEVVYRREVEGLCAAADELAQKYSSDVALEMWMQRFVDYIATKRGLSTSLRILITTNSTLFSDTSGRVSQALRQLVEAAVADGTIRGDVDASDVLHALSGIYSAPDTTEWRDRSRRLVSLLMDGLRFGAAKAG; the protein is encoded by the coding sequence TTGGCCGCAGAGCCGCCCGCCGTGCCCGGAAACAAAGCCGCAGCTGACAAGCCGTTGCGCGCCGACGCACGCCGCAACCGCGACGCGCTGGCCGAAGTCGCGGCGGCCGTGTTCACTGAGCGCGGCATTGATGCCTCGCTGGAGGAAATCGCGCGCCGCGCCGGTGTCGGCATCGGCACGCTCTACCGGCATTTTCCAACGCGCGAGCATCTGGTCGAGGTGGTCTACCGCCGCGAGGTCGAGGGCCTGTGCGCGGCTGCTGACGAGCTCGCGCAAAAATATTCGTCCGATGTGGCGCTGGAAATGTGGATGCAGCGCTTCGTCGACTACATCGCCACCAAGCGCGGACTTTCGACCAGCCTGCGCATCCTGATCACCACCAACTCGACACTGTTTTCCGACACGTCGGGCCGGGTGTCGCAGGCCTTGCGGCAACTGGTGGAGGCGGCGGTGGCCGATGGCACCATCCGTGGCGATGTCGATGCCTCCGACGTGCTGCACGCGCTATCAGGCATCTACTCCGCCCCCGACACCACGGAATGGCGCGACCGTTCGCGCCGGCTGGTTTCGCTGCTGATGGATGGGCTGCGGTTCGGGGCGGCGAAGGCCGGGTGA
- a CDS encoding cysteine desulfurase-like protein yields MSLDLDFVRSQFPALQTGWAFFDNAGGSQVLRPVAERVADYMLTTSVQTGASYEPSMKASEMLAQARARIATFVGAARPEEVFFGPSTTVLVRFLATAMASQLSAGDEIIVTNFDHESNIGPWLILKERGIVFKVWEIDPETLMPNLDTLGTLMSDRTRLVCVTHASNLLGSINPIRQIADFVHARGALICVDGVAYAPHRAIDVQDLDVDYYVFSFYKTYGPHYAVMYGRHDLLLELDSLYHYFYGKEKVPGKLEPGNPCYELAWGAAGIVDYLEALSGGKGRQAIEQAFEDIAVHETEIGERLLSWLRMRNGVRIVGHRGSDPSLRVPTISFTVDGHRPQDIVARTDDARIGVRHGDFHSRRLADALGLSPQGVIRASMVHYNTAAEVDRLIETLDQVLR; encoded by the coding sequence ATGTCGCTCGATCTCGATTTTGTCCGTTCCCAATTTCCAGCACTGCAAACCGGCTGGGCGTTCTTCGACAATGCCGGCGGTTCGCAGGTGCTGCGCCCGGTGGCCGAGCGCGTGGCCGACTATATGCTCACCACCAGCGTGCAGACCGGCGCGTCCTACGAGCCTTCGATGAAGGCCAGCGAAATGCTGGCGCAGGCACGCGCCCGCATCGCCACATTCGTCGGCGCGGCGCGGCCCGAGGAGGTTTTCTTCGGACCCTCGACGACCGTGCTGGTGCGATTTCTGGCGACAGCCATGGCAAGCCAGCTGTCAGCGGGCGACGAGATAATCGTCACCAATTTCGATCATGAATCGAACATCGGTCCCTGGCTGATCCTCAAGGAGCGCGGCATCGTCTTCAAGGTCTGGGAGATCGATCCGGAAACGCTGATGCCGAACCTCGATACGCTCGGCACGCTGATGAGCGATCGCACCCGGCTGGTCTGCGTGACACACGCATCCAATCTGCTGGGCTCGATCAACCCGATCCGCCAGATCGCCGATTTCGTCCATGCGCGCGGCGCGCTGATCTGCGTCGACGGCGTCGCCTATGCGCCGCACCGCGCCATCGACGTCCAGGACCTCGACGTCGATTACTATGTGTTCTCGTTCTACAAGACCTATGGTCCGCATTATGCCGTCATGTATGGGCGCCACGATCTGCTGCTCGAGTTGGACAGCCTCTACCACTATTTCTACGGCAAGGAGAAAGTGCCCGGCAAACTCGAGCCGGGCAACCCCTGCTACGAACTGGCATGGGGCGCTGCCGGCATTGTCGACTATCTCGAGGCACTGAGCGGCGGCAAGGGCCGCCAGGCGATCGAACAGGCATTCGAGGACATCGCGGTGCACGAGACCGAGATCGGCGAGCGCCTGCTGTCATGGCTGCGCATGCGCAACGGCGTGCGAATTGTCGGGCATCGCGGTTCGGACCCGTCCCTGCGCGTGCCGACCATCAGTTTTACCGTCGATGGTCACCGGCCTCAGGACATCGTCGCCAGAACCGACGACGCCAGGATCGGCGTGCGTCATGGCGACTTTCATTCGCGCCGCCTGGCCGACGCGCTTGGCCTGTCACCCCAGGGCGTCATTCGCGCGTCGATGGTGCATTACAACACTGCCGCCGAAGTCGACCGGCTGATCGAGACGCTCGATCAAGTGCTGCGCTAG
- a CDS encoding amino acid ABC transporter permease, translating to MSIFDTFLNYRVFVETLPLILSGLATTLTLGVVCILIGFFAGIGLAMLRLYAPAPVRFVTVAYIDVFRSIPVLVLLFVVYYALPFAGIRFSSFTAATTSISMISAAYSAEIIRAGIVAIPKGQFEAARALGLHFYSTMLKVILPQAIKIVVPPLTSNAINVMKDTALASVVAMPDLLKQANQAQALAANPTPLIVAAAIYLIILLPLVRLVGMLEKRLAKSER from the coding sequence ATGTCCATTTTCGATACGTTTTTGAACTACCGCGTTTTCGTCGAGACGCTGCCGCTCATCCTGAGCGGCCTTGCCACCACGCTGACCCTTGGCGTTGTTTGCATCCTGATCGGCTTTTTCGCCGGCATCGGCCTGGCGATGCTGCGCCTCTATGCGCCGGCGCCGGTGCGCTTCGTCACCGTCGCCTATATCGACGTGTTCCGCTCGATACCGGTCCTAGTGCTGCTCTTCGTCGTCTACTACGCCCTGCCCTTCGCCGGCATTCGCTTCAGTTCGTTCACCGCCGCGACGACATCGATCTCGATGATCTCGGCCGCCTATTCCGCCGAAATCATCCGCGCCGGCATCGTTGCCATTCCCAAGGGCCAGTTCGAAGCGGCGCGGGCGCTCGGCCTCCACTTCTATTCCACCATGCTCAAGGTGATCCTACCGCAAGCCATCAAGATCGTCGTGCCGCCGCTGACGTCCAACGCCATCAACGTCATGAAGGACACCGCGCTGGCTTCGGTCGTGGCGATGCCGGACCTGCTCAAGCAGGCAAACCAGGCGCAGGCGCTCGCCGCCAATCCCACACCGCTGATCGTGGCGGCCGCCATCTACCTGATCATCCTGCTGCCGTTGGTCAGGCTTGTCGGCATGCTTGAGAAGCGTCTTGCCAAATCCGAACGTTGA